The genome window CGGAGAGCTCTTCGGCTGTGCTGTCGGGACGTCCCTTGATGAAGTGCTCCTCGATGAGCACTGCCGCGCGACGCTCGGCGGCTGCCCAGTCGATGAAGAAGCTGGTCTCCCCTCCGGCGAGCACGAAATGCTCGGTCAAGGTGACACCGGCCAGCAGTCCCTCCTCGAGGCGGCCCGCAGGGAGGTAATGCACGCCCGCCTCCAGGAAGTCGCGGTAGCCGCGATGGGACATGTCCTGGTCACCGATGAGCAGCGAGCCGGTCTCAGGTTTCAGCAGTCCCGCCGCAGCGCGCAGGAAGGTCCGCTGGCCGCTGCCGACGAGGCCGGCCAGGCCGACGACTTCGGACGAGCGCACGGTCAGCGAGAGGTGCTCCATGGTGAGAAGGTCGTCGCGCAGGGTCACATCGCGTACGGTGAGCGCAGGTGGCCCGAGTTCGACGTCCTTGCGTTGCACGGTGACGACGACTTCCCCGAACATCATCTCGACCAGTTGGTCCGTCGGGCAGGGGAGATCCGCGGCGCCGACGACTCTTCCGGCTCGAAGGACGGTCACCTTGCTGCAGAGCTGTTGGACCTCTTCGAGCTTGTGCGAGACGAAGATGACGATCATGCCCTCCGCTGCGAGGGCTTTCAACGTGGCGAACAGCTTCTCGCGTTGCGTTTCCGAGATGCCGGTCGTCGGTTCATCGAGGATGAGCACTCGAGCCCCCAGCCACAGCAGGCGGGCGATTTCGAGCTGTTGACGCTCACCGATCGTCAGTTCTCGGGCGGCAGCATCGGGATTGAGGTCGAAGCCGAACCGTCCGCACACCTCCAGCAGATCCCTGCGGGCTTTCTTGCGGTCCACCTGCAGGTGCCCCGGACTTCCGATGAGGAAGTTGTCGACAACCGAGAGTGGAAGGAACACGAGGGGATCCTGATGCAGCATGCCGATCCCGTGACGGAGCGCATCGTCGGGTGAGGTCAGCTCCAGCCGTTCTCCATCGAGAATGACGTTGCCGGAGTCGGCCAGGTAGAAGCCGGACAGGATCTTCATGAGCGTCGACTTGCCGGCGCCGTTTTCCCCGAGGAGCCCGTGAAGCTCGCCCGCCTCGACCTCCAGTGTCACTCCGTCGTTGGCGCGCACCGGGCCGAAGTACTTGTGGATGTCCAGCAGCCGCAGGCTCATATGGCAGCCACCATAGTGTTCCGGCAGGCGGTGTTCATGGTGTCTGTGTCGAGTCGGGAGCGTTGCTCGCCGAGTTCTCCATCCCCGACGCATTCGGGGCTTCGAGCCGACGGCTCGAGACCGGCAACTGTCAATCGGCAATTGGCACGGCCGCCGCATTCGCCCCGCGGTCTTGCATCGACGCTACTCGCGCCACGAAATACGAAGTACGAAACTCAAAGTGAGAAATACGTGAAGGAACCGAGCCCGTACCTCGCGCCCGAGTGCCGGCCGAGGAGGGGGACGGTGCGAACACCGTCCCCCTCGCATCCGTGCGCCTGTCTAGCTGGACGTGCTGGCGCCCTTCATGCCTTCGAGCAGTTGGGGCATGTACCAGATCTGTGAATCCGTTGCGGTCTCTCCGTCCGCGAGGAACGGAGTGCCGTCCTGGAAGTTCAGCGGTCCGCTCCACAGATTGATCGAACCATCTGCCAGTCCGGCGATGAACGTGTCGAGCTGAGCTTTGTTCTCGGCAGAAAGACCCGGGCCCTCGGCAAAACCGATCGCGCTGGTGTCCGGGTTGTTGATGTTGTTCCAGTCCGG of Actinomycetota bacterium contains these proteins:
- a CDS encoding ATP-binding cassette domain-containing protein; this translates as MSLRLLDIHKYFGPVRANDGVTLEVEAGELHGLLGENGAGKSTLMKILSGFYLADSGNVILDGERLELTSPDDALRHGIGMLHQDPLVFLPLSVVDNFLIGSPGHLQVDRKKARRDLLEVCGRFGFDLNPDAAARELTIGERQQLEIARLLWLGARVLILDEPTTGISETQREKLFATLKALAAEGMIVIFVSHKLEEVQQLCSKVTVLRAGRVVGAADLPCPTDQLVEMMFGEVVVTVQRKDVELGPPALTVRDVTLRDDLLTMEHLSLTVRSSEVVGLAGLVGSGQRTFLRAAAGLLKPETGSLLIGDQDMSHRGYRDFLEAGVHYLPAGRLEEGLLAGVTLTEHFVLAGGETSFFIDWAAAERRAAVLIEEHFIKGRPDSTAEELSGGNQQRLLLAMTPDELRVLLMQHPTRGLDIESANWVWRQLLERRDDGTAIVFASSDLDELLEYSDRIAVFFSGEILDVIDTAGATVEQLGYLIGGVRKITA